A stretch of Oreochromis aureus strain Israel breed Guangdong linkage group 11, ZZ_aureus, whole genome shotgun sequence DNA encodes these proteins:
- the LOC120442785 gene encoding uncharacterized protein LOC120442785: MQRTDLVQRLSESSSGLKAAGSSAEGFDVEETEKEKHSEDERWPALIHKVETMESVIELLLETLDALNYRELSEFNKNLRQIHRKYDSDFSLTPYRGTNLQHTVFLMVQTYGQQSVEKTMEVLKKMKRTDLAQRLSDCSSLPRKKHSVDERRSALIHKVATIAAVKHLLLETLNDLSDEELKKFKRVLQIIIPWWNLSFFSWRLSPSSTRAAVVNLVVDELGQQSVEVTREVFMYMNRTDLVQKLPESSSASRGVNLQL, translated from the exons ATGCAGAGAACTGATCTGGTGCAGAGGCTGTCAGAGAGCAGCTCAGGACTCAAAG CTGCAGGATCATCAGCTGAAGGATTTGATGTGGAGGAAACAGAGAAAG agaaacactctgaggATGAACGTTGGCCTGCACTGATCCACAAA GTAGAAACGATGGAGTCTGTTATTGAGCTGCTGCTGGAAACTCTGGATGCTCTGAATTACCGGGAGCTCAGTGAGTTCAATAAGAACCTGCGACAAATTCATCGCAAATATGACTCAGACTTTTCATTGACGCCGTACAGGGGGACAAACCTGCAGCACACAGTGTTTCTGATGGTGCAGACTTACGGCCAACAGTCAGTGGAGAAGACCATGGAGGTCttaaagaagatgaagaggacTGATCTGGCTCAGAGGCTGTCAGACTGCAGCTCACTGCCTCGAA AGAAACACTCTGTGGATGAACGACGCTCTGCACTGATCCACAAA GTGGCAACAATTGCAGCTGTTAAACATCTGCTTTTAGAAACTTTGAATGATTTGAGTGATGAGGAGCTCAAGAAATTTAAGAGGGTCCTGCAGATCATTATTCCTTGGTGGAATCTGTCATTCTTCTCATGGAGGTTGAGTCCATCATCAACCAGAGCAGCTGTAGTGAATCTGGTGGTGGATGAACTTGGTCAGCAGTCTGTGGAGGTGACCAGAGAAGTTTTCATGTACATGAACAGAACTGATCTGGTGCAGAAGTTACCAGAGAGCAGCTCAGCATCCAGAG GAGTTAACCTTCAGTTATAA